In Bacillus sp. SM2101, a single window of DNA contains:
- a CDS encoding heavy metal translocating P-type ATPase translates to METSEKAVIKDNTQSTYINCKTDHTETFINKLQTHIELIAALSSGVLIFLAWLMDTLSMPTFSVSLYILAFLIGGFAKAKEGIEETIKNRELNVEMLMVFAAIGSASIGYWWEGAVLIFIFSLSGALETYTMNRSNREISSLMDLQPEEAILLVGDSEKTVHISELQIGDTILIKPGDRIPIDGEVLKGQTSIDQATITGESIPVSKDIGDEVFAGTVNLRGAILVKMTKHSEDTLFQKIIRLVQSAQSEKSPSQLFIEKYEGTYVKIVLITVLIMMFAPHYLFNWSWTETFYRAMILLVVASPCALVASIMPATLSAISNGAKKGILFKGGVHLEKLSEVKAIAFDKTGTLTRGKPTVTKVLVRDGLFHEDVITAAASLESHSSHPLAQAIVSYAKSTYKCTLSQPDSLEDVAGWGVQGVYNNQMWKIGKADFVGSELAEQFHGGIANQLADEGNTVVFIADSNGIAAIIALKDAVREESIKAIQSLKALGIQTIMLTGDGEQTAKAIAEECQVNHYIAECLPEAKVEHLKQLKSKYNNVAMVGDGINDAPALATANVGVAMGEGTDVALETADVVLMKNDLSKIAETIKLSQKMNRIVKHNIIFSIAVISLLILSNFLQVVNLPLGVIGHEGSTILVILNGLRLLKA, encoded by the coding sequence ATGGAAACAAGTGAAAAGGCAGTAATAAAAGATAATACCCAATCAACTTACATCAATTGTAAAACTGATCATACTGAAACATTTATTAACAAACTGCAAACACATATAGAATTAATTGCAGCTTTAAGCTCCGGTGTACTCATTTTTCTTGCATGGTTAATGGATACACTCAGTATGCCAACATTCTCAGTTTCCTTATATATATTAGCGTTTCTTATTGGTGGTTTTGCGAAAGCTAAAGAGGGAATAGAAGAAACTATTAAAAACCGCGAGTTGAATGTTGAAATGCTCATGGTCTTTGCTGCTATCGGATCAGCTTCAATTGGCTATTGGTGGGAGGGCGCAGTATTAATTTTCATATTCTCTCTTAGTGGCGCATTAGAAACATATACGATGAACAGAAGTAATCGTGAGATTTCGTCGTTAATGGATTTACAGCCTGAAGAAGCGATCTTACTAGTGGGTGATTCAGAAAAAACTGTTCATATCTCAGAATTACAAATTGGTGATACGATTTTAATTAAGCCTGGTGATAGAATACCCATTGACGGAGAGGTTCTAAAAGGGCAAACGTCCATTGATCAAGCGACCATCACTGGCGAATCGATCCCTGTTTCGAAGGATATCGGGGACGAAGTATTTGCTGGGACAGTCAACTTACGTGGTGCCATCCTTGTAAAAATGACCAAACATAGTGAAGATACTTTATTTCAGAAAATCATTCGACTTGTTCAATCAGCACAAAGTGAAAAATCTCCTTCTCAGCTTTTTATTGAAAAATATGAAGGAACTTATGTAAAAATTGTGTTAATTACTGTATTAATCATGATGTTCGCACCCCATTATTTATTTAATTGGAGCTGGACTGAAACATTTTATAGAGCAATGATCTTATTAGTTGTGGCTTCGCCATGTGCACTCGTTGCATCGATTATGCCAGCTACATTATCTGCCATTTCAAATGGTGCAAAGAAGGGTATTTTATTCAAGGGTGGTGTTCACTTAGAAAAACTTAGTGAGGTTAAGGCAATTGCTTTTGATAAAACAGGAACACTTACGAGAGGTAAACCTACTGTGACAAAAGTTCTCGTGCGAGATGGTCTATTTCATGAAGATGTCATTACAGCAGCTGCTTCATTGGAAAGTCATTCTAGCCACCCACTAGCTCAAGCCATTGTATCTTACGCAAAAAGCACCTATAAATGTACGCTTAGTCAACCTGATAGCTTAGAGGATGTTGCTGGTTGGGGAGTACAAGGTGTGTACAATAACCAAATGTGGAAAATAGGTAAAGCTGACTTCGTCGGCAGCGAATTAGCAGAACAGTTCCACGGTGGAATTGCCAATCAATTGGCTGACGAAGGCAATACAGTCGTTTTTATAGCTGACTCTAACGGAATCGCTGCAATTATTGCACTAAAGGACGCTGTTCGTGAGGAATCGATTAAAGCAATTCAAAGCCTTAAAGCACTTGGTATTCAAACGATTATGTTAACAGGAGATGGAGAACAAACGGCAAAGGCCATTGCAGAAGAATGTCAGGTAAATCACTATATCGCCGAGTGTCTACCAGAAGCAAAAGTTGAACACTTAAAGCAACTTAAAAGCAAATATAACAATGTAGCGATGGTTGGTGATGGAATCAACGACGCACCTGCGTTAGCTACAGCAAACGTTGGTGTAGCTATGGGAGAAGGGACAGATGTCGCATTAGAAACAGCAGACGTCGTTCTCATGAAAAACGACCTGTCAAAAATTGCGGAAACAATCAAGCTATCACAAAAAATGAATCGTATCGTAAAGCACAATATCATCTTTTCAATCGCGGTCATTTCCCTATTAATCCTGTCAAACTTCCTCCAAGTTGTTAATTTACCACTTGGTGTAATTGGGCACGAAGGAAGCACAATATTAGTTATCTTAAACGGCCTACGACTGCTAAAGGCGTAA
- a CDS encoding YihY/virulence factor BrkB family protein: protein METKRRMSVVFFVKELFRRFNDDDIVGLSAELAYFFLLSLFPFLIFLVTLLAYLPVSQEDVMEVFQQFAPGETLEMIEANLKLIVGSQNSTLLSFGIIGTIWTASIGMNAVVRAFNRAYEVNESRSPLVARGVSILLTFAMIFVIVVALLLPVFGQKIGLFISSSFGFSIEFMNAWNAVRWILSSIILLVVFSFLYFIAPNKRLKMKEVTTGAIFATVGWIIVSVAFSYYVESFGNYSSTYGSLGGIIVLMIWFYLTGMTIIVGGEINAIINCRRIDCDE, encoded by the coding sequence ATGGAGACTAAGCGGAGAATGAGTGTCGTCTTCTTTGTTAAGGAGCTTTTTAGGCGGTTTAATGATGATGATATTGTAGGTTTGTCTGCTGAGTTGGCCTATTTTTTCTTGCTTTCATTGTTTCCTTTTTTAATTTTTTTAGTGACCTTACTTGCTTATTTACCTGTTTCACAAGAGGATGTTATGGAAGTATTTCAACAATTTGCTCCAGGTGAAACACTCGAAATGATTGAAGCGAATTTAAAGCTTATCGTCGGTTCACAAAATAGCACACTTCTTTCATTTGGAATTATTGGGACGATATGGACAGCGTCGATAGGGATGAATGCGGTAGTGAGAGCTTTTAACCGTGCGTATGAAGTGAACGAAAGTAGATCACCTCTCGTAGCTAGAGGTGTGTCGATCTTATTAACATTTGCTATGATTTTTGTAATTGTTGTTGCGTTATTACTTCCTGTATTTGGACAAAAAATTGGCTTGTTTATTTCGTCATCATTTGGCTTTTCGATAGAATTTATGAATGCATGGAATGCGGTAAGGTGGATTCTGAGTTCTATTATCTTATTGGTTGTATTTTCATTTCTTTATTTCATTGCACCTAATAAACGCTTGAAAATGAAGGAAGTTACAACCGGGGCTATTTTTGCGACGGTTGGGTGGATTATCGTCTCTGTAGCTTTTTCTTACTACGTTGAAAGTTTTGGAAATTATAGTTCCACGTATGGTAGTCTCGGCGGTATTATTGTATTAATGATATGGTTCTACCTAACTGGGATGACTATTATCGTGGGTGGAGAAATTAATGCGATCATTAATTGTCGTAGAATTGATTGTGATGAGTAA